In a genomic window of Alphaproteobacteria bacterium:
- a CDS encoding NADH-quinone oxidoreductase subunit C produces MRAEELKQKADSLIEALEGDAEGYVIDKNELTLNATAKTLHSVLKFLRDSQEHQFTILVDITAADYPERPERFDVVYNLLSIRKNERIRIKLPISEDQIVPSATGLFSTAGWLEREVWDMYGIPFSGHPDLRRILTDYGFEGHPLRKDFPLTGYVEVRYDEEKKRVVYEPVTLTQDFRRFDFLSPWEGMTDIQLPGDEKAVCPPHGWHPAVKDPLQNGGDGHGSE; encoded by the coding sequence TTGCGCGCTGAGGAACTCAAACAAAAAGCTGACTCTCTTATCGAAGCTTTAGAGGGCGATGCGGAAGGGTACGTCATCGACAAGAACGAACTGACCTTGAACGCGACCGCCAAAACCTTGCACAGTGTGCTGAAATTTCTCCGCGACAGCCAGGAGCATCAATTCACGATCCTTGTTGATATCACGGCAGCGGATTATCCCGAACGACCCGAACGCTTCGATGTGGTCTATAACCTTCTCTCCATAAGAAAGAATGAACGCATCCGCATCAAACTTCCGATCAGCGAGGACCAGATCGTCCCCAGCGCCACAGGCCTGTTCAGTACAGCCGGATGGCTCGAACGCGAAGTCTGGGATATGTACGGCATCCCGTTCTCCGGCCACCCGGACCTGCGCCGCATCCTGACCGATTACGGCTTTGAAGGCCACCCTTTGAGAAAAGACTTTCCACTGACCGGCTACGTTGAAGTTCGCTACGACGAGGAAAAGAAGCGCGTGGTCTATGAGCCTGTGACTTTGACTCAGGATTTCCGCCGCTTCGATTTCCTGAGCCCGTGGGAGGGGATGACCGACATCCAGCTTCCCGGCGATGAAAAGGCCGTCTGTCCGCCGCACGGCTGGCACCCCGCTGTTAAGGATCCCCTGCAGAATGGAGGGGACGGCCATGGCTCAGAGTGA
- a CDS encoding NADH-quinone oxidoreductase subunit D: MGEETQIRPYTMNFGPQHPAAHGVLRLVLELDGEIVERADPHIGLLHRGTEKLIEYKTYVQALPYFDRLDYVAPMNQEHAFALAVEKLLGITPPQRAQYIRVLFAELGRILNHILNITTYAIDVGAITPALWGFEEREKAMEFYERVCGARLHANYFRPGGVHQDMPAGLAEDMMEWCETYPKFLADLETLLTDNRIFKQRTVDIGVVTTEQAQDWGFTGPMLRASNLAWDLRKSQPYDVYEEIDFDIPVGKTGDCYARYLVRMAEMYESIKIMKQCLEKMPAGNIKMNDYKVSPPPRAEMKSSMEAMIHHFKLYSEGYHVPAGETYTAVEAPKGEFGVYLVSDGSNKPYRCRIRAPGFAHLQALDFMSRGHQLADTVAIIGSLDIVFGEIDR, from the coding sequence ATGGGCGAAGAAACCCAGATCCGCCCCTACACGATGAATTTCGGCCCGCAGCATCCGGCCGCCCACGGCGTTCTGCGCCTCGTGCTGGAACTGGACGGGGAGATCGTCGAACGCGCTGACCCCCACATCGGCCTCCTGCATCGCGGCACCGAAAAACTGATCGAATATAAAACATATGTACAGGCACTGCCTTACTTTGACCGCCTCGATTACGTCGCCCCGATGAATCAGGAGCACGCCTTCGCGCTGGCCGTCGAAAAGCTGCTGGGCATCACGCCGCCCCAACGGGCGCAATATATCCGCGTTCTGTTCGCCGAACTCGGCCGCATCCTCAATCACATCCTGAACATCACGACCTACGCGATCGACGTCGGCGCCATCACGCCCGCCCTTTGGGGCTTCGAGGAGCGGGAAAAGGCCATGGAGTTCTATGAACGCGTGTGCGGCGCCCGCCTGCACGCCAATTATTTCCGCCCCGGTGGCGTCCATCAGGATATGCCCGCGGGACTGGCCGAAGATATGATGGAATGGTGCGAAACCTACCCGAAATTTCTGGCTGATCTGGAAACCCTTCTGACCGACAACCGTATCTTCAAGCAGCGCACCGTCGATATCGGCGTCGTGACAACCGAACAGGCGCAGGACTGGGGCTTTACGGGGCCGATGCTCCGCGCCTCGAACCTCGCATGGGATTTGCGGAAATCACAGCCCTATGACGTTTATGAGGAAATCGACTTCGATATTCCCGTCGGCAAGACCGGAGACTGCTACGCGCGCTATCTCGTCCGCATGGCGGAGATGTACGAATCCATCAAAATCATGAAACAATGCCTTGAGAAAATGCCCGCCGGCAACATCAAGATGAACGACTATAAGGTCTCCCCGCCGCCCCGCGCCGAGATGAAATCCTCCATGGAGGCCATGATCCACCACTTCAAGCTCTATTCCGAAGGCTACCACGTCCCCGCGGGAGAAACATACACCGCCGTCGAGGCGCCCAAGGGTGAATTCGGCGTCTATCTGGTCTCCGACGGATCCAACAAGCCTTACCGCTGCCGCATCCGCGCTCCCGGCTTCGCGCATCTTCAGGCGCTCGACTTCATGAGCCGTGGCCACCAGCTCGCCGACACCGTGGCCATCATCGGTTCGCTGGATATTGTGTTTGGAGAGATTGATCGGTGA
- the nuoF gene encoding NADH-quinone oxidoreductase subunit NuoF — protein sequence MLDDKDRIFTNIYGWESFSLKAAQKRGDWDNTKDIIAKGRDGIIAEMKASGLRGRGGAGFPTGLKWSFMPKESPDGRPSYLVINADESEPGTCKDREILRHDPHKLLEGALIAGFAMGAHTAFIYVRGEFFHESSELLKAVEEAYDAGLLGKNAADSGWDFDVIVHRGAGAYICGEETALIESLEGNKGQPRNKPPFPAMAGLYSCPTTVNNVETIAVVPTILRRGAGWFAKLGLNEKNAGTKLFCISGHVNQPCNVEEVMGIPLKGLIEHHCGGVRGGWDNLLAIIPGGSSTPLLPKEICETVKMDFDSLREVGTGLGTAGVIVMDKSTDIVKAIARLSRFYMHESCGQCTPCREGTGWLWRVMTRMVDGRATVDEIDQLYEVTKEIEGHTICALGDAAAWPVQGLIKHFRPEMERRIIEYRKQAA from the coding sequence ATGCTCGACGACAAGGACAGAATTTTTACCAATATCTACGGCTGGGAATCCTTCTCTCTCAAGGCGGCGCAAAAACGCGGCGACTGGGATAATACGAAGGATATCATCGCCAAGGGCCGCGACGGCATCATCGCCGAAATGAAAGCCTCCGGCCTGCGCGGGCGCGGCGGGGCGGGGTTTCCGACGGGCCTCAAATGGTCCTTCATGCCCAAGGAGTCCCCCGATGGCCGCCCGTCCTATCTGGTCATCAACGCGGACGAATCCGAGCCCGGAACCTGCAAGGACCGAGAAATTTTGCGCCATGACCCGCACAAGCTTCTGGAGGGCGCTCTGATCGCTGGTTTCGCCATGGGCGCACATACCGCTTTTATCTACGTGCGCGGCGAGTTTTTCCATGAAAGTTCCGAACTGCTGAAGGCGGTCGAGGAAGCCTACGACGCCGGGCTTCTGGGAAAGAATGCCGCCGATTCGGGCTGGGATTTCGATGTCATCGTTCATCGCGGCGCGGGCGCATACATCTGCGGCGAGGAAACCGCGCTGATCGAAAGCCTTGAAGGCAACAAGGGCCAGCCGCGCAACAAGCCGCCTTTCCCGGCCATGGCGGGCCTCTATTCCTGCCCGACGACCGTGAACAACGTCGAAACCATCGCGGTCGTCCCGACCATTTTAAGACGCGGGGCAGGGTGGTTCGCCAAACTCGGCCTGAACGAGAAAAACGCCGGCACGAAGCTGTTCTGCATCTCCGGTCACGTCAACCAGCCTTGCAACGTCGAAGAGGTCATGGGCATCCCGCTGAAGGGGTTGATCGAACATCACTGCGGCGGCGTCCGCGGCGGCTGGGATAATTTGCTCGCCATCATTCCCGGCGGCTCCTCGACCCCGTTGCTACCCAAGGAAATCTGCGAAACCGTGAAAATGGATTTCGACTCCCTGCGCGAGGTCGGCACGGGCCTCGGAACGGCGGGCGTTATCGTGATGGACAAATCCACGGACATCGTCAAGGCGATTGCACGACTCTCGCGCTTTTATATGCACGAAAGCTGCGGCCAATGCACCCCCTGCCGCGAGGGTACGGGCTGGCTCTGGCGCGTCATGACCCGCATGGTCGATGGCCGCGCCACGGTCGATGAAATCGACCAACTCTATGAGGTCACGAAAGAAATCGAGGGCCACACCATCTGTGCGCTCGGCGACGCCGCCGCATGGCCGGTGCAGGGGCTGATCAAGCACTTCCGCCCGGAAATGGAACGCCGGATCATCGAATACCGTAAACAGGCGGCCTGA
- the ald gene encoding alanine dehydrogenase, whose product MRIGVPKEIKTLEHRVGLVPSSVKELTSRGHEVLVETGAGKAINFTDGDYEEAGATIAADAKKVFESCDMIVKVKEPQPHECKMLRENQILFTYLHLAADPEQAKGLMDSGCIAIAYETVTGPHGHGLPLLEPMSEIAGRLSVQVGATYLQKHLGGTGRLIGGVPGVKPAEVLIIGGGVSGFHAAQMATGLGANVTILERSNPRMRFLDEHFHGRANIVYSNIDVLERYAKKSDLIIGAVLIPGASAPKLIRKDMLPTMIPGTVFVDIAIDQGGCAETSKPTTHDKPTYIIDNVVHYCVANMPGAVPLTSALALNHSVLPYALRLADEGWKTALKSDANFRNGLNVCHGHITHAAVAQALGLDFTAQPAALAA is encoded by the coding sequence ATGCGTATAGGCGTTCCCAAGGAAATCAAGACACTCGAACACCGCGTGGGGCTGGTCCCGTCCTCTGTTAAGGAACTGACCAGCCGGGGACACGAGGTTCTTGTTGAAACAGGGGCAGGGAAGGCCATTAATTTTACCGACGGCGATTATGAAGAAGCCGGCGCAACAATCGCCGCTGACGCCAAGAAAGTATTTGAAAGCTGCGATATGATCGTCAAGGTCAAGGAGCCGCAGCCTCATGAATGTAAGATGCTCCGGGAAAATCAGATTTTGTTCACCTACTTGCATCTTGCCGCCGACCCGGAGCAGGCCAAGGGTTTGATGGACTCGGGCTGCATCGCCATCGCCTATGAAACCGTAACGGGACCGCACGGCCACGGCTTGCCGCTTCTGGAACCGATGAGCGAAATCGCCGGACGGCTCTCCGTGCAGGTCGGCGCGACTTATCTTCAGAAACATTTAGGTGGAACCGGACGCCTGATCGGTGGCGTACCCGGCGTTAAGCCCGCCGAAGTGCTGATTATCGGTGGCGGAGTCTCCGGCTTTCACGCCGCCCAGATGGCCACCGGCTTAGGGGCAAACGTCACGATCCTTGAGCGCTCGAATCCGCGGATGCGGTTTTTGGATGAGCATTTCCATGGCCGCGCCAACATCGTTTACTCCAACATAGACGTCCTCGAACGCTACGCCAAAAAATCAGACCTGATTATCGGGGCGGTTCTGATCCCCGGCGCCTCCGCACCCAAGCTCATACGTAAGGATATGTTGCCTACCATGATCCCCGGAACGGTGTTCGTTGATATAGCAATAGATCAGGGCGGCTGCGCGGAGACCAGCAAGCCCACAACCCACGACAAGCCGACCTATATCATTGATAACGTCGTGCATTACTGCGTGGCCAATATGCCCGGAGCCGTCCCCTTGACCTCGGCTCTGGCTTTAAACCATTCTGTTCTGCCGTATGCCCTGCGTCTGGCCGATGAGGGCTGGAAAACGGCCCTGAAAAGCGATGCAAATTTCCGCAACGGACTGAATGTCTGCCACGGCCACATCACTCATGCGGCTGTAGCTCAGGCTCTGGGGCTGGACTTCACCGCTCAGCCCGCAGCTTTGGCGGCTTAA
- the nuoE gene encoding NADH-quinone oxidoreductase subunit NuoE: MKKKFEINADYQPESFAFNAKYKKKAQESINLYPKGRQKSAVMPLLDLAQRQVGEEGAKASPPYGGWIPRAAMDHIAQMLDTPPIKVYEVATFYSMYNLAPVGVNLVQICTTTPCWLCGSDNIVKACKDKLGIGLDETTRDGLFTIMEVECLGACVNAPMVQINDDFYEDLNAESMSGIIDSLAAGKKPKVGSQTGRKGSMALSGPTTLKEKAKKAGAV; encoded by the coding sequence ATGAAAAAGAAATTCGAAATCAACGCGGATTACCAGCCCGAAAGCTTCGCCTTCAACGCGAAGTACAAAAAGAAGGCGCAGGAATCCATAAACCTCTACCCCAAAGGCCGCCAGAAATCCGCCGTCATGCCGCTGCTCGATCTCGCGCAAAGACAGGTGGGCGAGGAGGGGGCGAAGGCCAGCCCGCCTTATGGTGGCTGGATTCCCCGCGCCGCGATGGACCATATCGCGCAAATGCTGGATACGCCGCCGATCAAGGTCTATGAGGTCGCCACCTTCTATTCGATGTACAACCTTGCCCCCGTCGGCGTGAACCTCGTGCAAATCTGCACCACCACGCCCTGCTGGCTGTGCGGCAGCGATAATATTGTCAAGGCCTGCAAGGATAAACTGGGGATCGGCCTCGATGAAACCACAAGAGACGGCCTGTTCACGATCATGGAGGTCGAATGTCTCGGCGCCTGCGTCAACGCCCCGATGGTCCAGATCAACGACGATTTCTACGAAGACCTGAACGCCGAATCCATGAGCGGCATTATCGACTCTCTCGCTGCCGGAAAAAAACCAAAGGTCGGCTCCCAGACAGGCCGCAAAGGTTCGATGGCCCTCTCCGGCCCGACGACGTTAAAGGAAAAAGCCAAGAAGGCGGGAGCAGTCTGA
- a CDS encoding phosphoribosylformylglycinamidine synthase subunit PurQ: MSANVLVLSGYGLNCEDETLQAFEYAGLKGTIRHINDLIENPGELNNVEVLVVPGGFSYGDDTGSGNAFAQKMKLALWEKLRRFVERDTLTLGICNGCQIVANLGLIPALDKKYGERLVAVTYNITARYQCRWIDLQVNPANTSPWLVGGGRMHVPVAHGEGRFMMDESLLKKLQNANQVALSYIKPDGRAAQGEFPFNPNGSVADIAGMTDESGRVLALMPHPERGMFTWQRDDYHELKYMAEREGRSLPEEADGIRIFRNAAAHFGGKLKKSA; this comes from the coding sequence ATGAGCGCGAACGTCCTTGTTTTGAGCGGATATGGCCTGAATTGCGAGGATGAGACCCTGCAGGCATTCGAATATGCAGGGCTGAAGGGGACGATCCGGCATATCAACGATTTGATCGAGAATCCCGGCGAATTAAACAATGTCGAGGTTCTTGTCGTGCCTGGGGGCTTTTCCTACGGCGACGACACTGGATCGGGTAATGCCTTTGCCCAGAAAATGAAGTTGGCGCTTTGGGAGAAGCTGCGGCGATTCGTTGAGCGGGATACGCTGACGCTCGGTATCTGCAACGGGTGCCAGATCGTTGCAAACCTTGGCCTGATTCCCGCTTTGGATAAAAAATACGGGGAAAGGCTTGTGGCCGTGACCTATAATATTACGGCGCGGTACCAGTGCCGCTGGATCGATCTGCAGGTGAATCCTGCCAACACGTCCCCTTGGTTGGTCGGTGGCGGGCGGATGCACGTCCCTGTCGCGCATGGCGAGGGGCGGTTCATGATGGATGAGAGTCTTCTCAAAAAGTTGCAAAACGCCAATCAAGTCGCCCTTAGCTACATTAAGCCCGATGGGCGAGCTGCACAAGGCGAATTTCCTTTCAATCCCAACGGGTCCGTGGCGGATATCGCCGGGATGACCGACGAATCGGGTCGTGTTCTTGCCCTCATGCCCCACCCGGAACGGGGGATGTTTACCTGGCAGCGCGATGATTACCATGAGTTGAAATATATGGCTGAGCGGGAAGGGCGTAGCCTCCCCGAAGAAGCTGATGGGATCAGGATTTTCCGCAATGCGGCGGCGCATTTCGGGGGCAAGTTGAAGAAATCGGCTTGA
- a CDS encoding NADH-quinone oxidoreductase subunit A produces the protein MASEQLLIEYLPILVFLVIAGAISAAMILGSLLAGKQRPDPEKLSAYECGFDAFSDARTRFDVRFYLVTLLFIIFDLEIAFLFPWAVTLGKIGLFGFWSMVVFLAVLTVGFIYEWKKGALEWE, from the coding sequence ATGGCATCCGAGCAGCTTCTGATTGAATACCTTCCTATTCTTGTTTTTCTGGTTATCGCGGGCGCGATCTCCGCAGCGATGATTCTAGGCTCTCTGTTGGCCGGAAAGCAAAGGCCGGACCCGGAGAAACTTTCGGCCTATGAATGCGGCTTTGACGCCTTTTCCGATGCGCGCACCCGCTTCGATGTGCGCTTTTACCTCGTGACCTTGCTCTTCATCATCTTTGATCTGGAAATCGCCTTTCTGTTCCCGTGGGCTGTAACATTAGGGAAAATAGGGCTGTTCGGCTTCTGGTCGATGGTGGTCTTTCTGGCCGTCCTCACGGTCGGGTTTATATACGAATGGAAAAAGGGCGCTCTGGAGTGGGAGTGA
- a CDS encoding phosphoribosylformylglycinamidine synthase, whose amino-acid sequence MAYRIEVLGHEEDGRSLRIRKALGSKDPNVRVRIVDVYTSEHPYAAQDGFAQSLANPVVQAVNQPFEDFDWALEIGFLPGVTDNIGHTASELIQLGAANQNKEQAVCYSSRLYLIKGDFKQAEIEALAGELSNRLIQRATIKSLKDYQRDGGMGIVLPKVHLDNKGAVADEVNLSLSDAELVKIGKQGIANLDGSRRGPLGLSLLYMQAIRDYFKKKGRKAKDIELETLAQTWSEHCKHTIFSSPIDDVKDGLYRHYIKRATMEIREKRGREDICVSVFSDNAGGIIFDDDYLICDKVETHNSPSALDPFGGAITGIVGVNRDCMGFGLGAKPVINRYGFCFADPRKNTGYTRDSRGADPMLSPAQILNGVVMGVESGGNCSGIPTPQGFVYFDDRFAGKPLVFVGTVGLIPREINGKPSHIKKARPGDKIVMAGGRVGRDGIHGATFSSVALDEGSPATAVQIGDPITQKKMSDAIVKEIRGKGWYTAITDNGAGGLSSSVGEMAGQSGGFHVELERVPLKYPGMAPWEIWISESQERMTLAVPPEHTGELIAFLAKRGVEASVIGTYTDSGQAQVTWHGETIMDLDMEFLHDGVPETPLKTTFTRGGEPEPRLQEPTDYGSVLLAMMGRLNICSKEFIATQYDHEVQAGSVLKPLQGPGRVYADTSITKPVLNSPKGVVLSQALFPRYSDIDTAAMAAAGLDMAVRNAVAAGADLKHLALLDNFCWCSSDEPERLGQLKRAVETIYDLAVKYETPFISGKDSMFNDFKGYDSSGKPVKVSVPPTLLISSIGVIQDIRNSISLSPKATGDLVYLLGATKNELGGSEYYDYLGYLGSNMPETDGHQNLRLYKLYGRAARDRLIASALPVGLGGLAVTLAKKAIAGQMGLDIALPDAGLSKAAMLFSESTGRIVVTVAPQKRKEFERNFKGYEHCALIGSVAYSENMIIRDHLKVKVSELDEAYKAPLRGY is encoded by the coding sequence ATGGCATATCGCATCGAAGTCCTAGGGCATGAAGAAGACGGGCGGAGCCTCCGCATCCGCAAGGCACTCGGTAGCAAAGACCCAAATGTTCGGGTCAGGATCGTTGATGTCTATACTTCCGAACATCCTTATGCCGCGCAGGACGGCTTTGCCCAGAGTCTGGCGAATCCTGTCGTACAGGCGGTCAATCAGCCCTTCGAGGATTTCGACTGGGCGCTGGAGATCGGCTTCCTGCCCGGTGTGACCGACAATATCGGGCATACTGCGAGTGAGTTGATCCAGCTTGGCGCGGCCAATCAAAACAAAGAACAGGCCGTCTGTTATTCTTCCCGCCTTTACCTGATTAAAGGCGACTTTAAACAGGCAGAGATCGAGGCGCTGGCCGGAGAGCTTTCAAACCGCCTGATTCAGCGGGCGACCATTAAAAGCCTCAAGGATTATCAGCGTGACGGTGGGATGGGTATTGTTCTGCCCAAAGTGCATCTTGATAACAAAGGGGCGGTGGCGGATGAGGTGAATCTTTCCCTTTCCGATGCGGAGCTTGTGAAGATCGGGAAGCAGGGTATTGCCAATCTTGACGGGTCACGGCGAGGGCCGCTGGGATTGTCGCTTTTATATATGCAGGCGATCCGCGATTACTTTAAGAAAAAGGGCCGTAAAGCCAAAGATATCGAACTGGAGACTCTGGCGCAGACGTGGTCGGAGCATTGCAAGCATACGATTTTTTCTTCACCGATTGATGATGTCAAAGACGGGCTGTACCGCCATTACATCAAGCGTGCGACTATGGAAATCCGTGAAAAGCGTGGGCGTGAGGATATCTGCGTTTCCGTGTTTTCGGATAATGCGGGCGGGATTATTTTTGATGACGATTACCTGATCTGCGACAAGGTTGAGACTCACAATTCCCCGTCGGCTCTTGACCCTTTCGGCGGGGCGATCACGGGAATCGTCGGGGTGAACCGCGACTGCATGGGGTTTGGGCTGGGGGCCAAACCTGTCATCAACCGCTATGGGTTCTGTTTTGCCGATCCGCGCAAGAATACGGGCTATACGCGTGATTCGAGGGGTGCTGACCCTATGCTCTCCCCGGCTCAGATATTGAACGGCGTGGTCATGGGCGTTGAGTCAGGCGGGAACTGTTCAGGCATCCCTACTCCCCAAGGGTTTGTATATTTCGATGACCGTTTTGCCGGAAAGCCGCTGGTGTTTGTTGGCACCGTCGGGTTAATTCCTAGAGAAATCAATGGGAAGCCCTCGCATATCAAGAAGGCTCGACCGGGGGATAAGATCGTCATGGCCGGGGGGCGCGTCGGGCGGGACGGGATTCACGGGGCGACTTTTTCCTCCGTGGCTCTGGATGAGGGGTCTCCCGCTACCGCGGTGCAGATTGGTGACCCGATCACACAGAAAAAAATGTCGGACGCCATCGTCAAGGAAATCCGAGGCAAGGGCTGGTACACGGCCATTACGGATAACGGCGCTGGTGGCCTGTCCTCTTCGGTCGGGGAGATGGCGGGGCAGTCGGGCGGGTTTCATGTCGAGTTGGAGCGGGTGCCTCTGAAATACCCGGGTATGGCGCCTTGGGAAATCTGGATCTCGGAATCACAGGAACGGATGACTCTGGCCGTGCCGCCGGAGCATACAGGGGAACTCATCGCTTTTTTGGCCAAGCGCGGCGTGGAAGCCTCCGTCATCGGCACTTATACGGATTCAGGGCAGGCGCAGGTCACCTGGCATGGAGAAACGATCATGGACCTCGATATGGAGTTTCTGCATGACGGAGTGCCGGAAACACCCCTGAAGACAACCTTCACTCGCGGTGGGGAGCCTGAGCCGAGGCTGCAAGAGCCGACGGATTATGGGTCTGTTCTGCTGGCAATGATGGGGCGGCTTAATATCTGTTCCAAAGAATTCATCGCCACGCAATACGATCATGAGGTGCAGGCCGGATCGGTTCTCAAGCCCCTGCAGGGTCCGGGGAGGGTTTATGCGGATACCAGTATTACAAAGCCGGTCCTTAATTCGCCTAAAGGCGTTGTTCTGTCGCAGGCGCTGTTCCCGCGCTATAGCGATATCGACACGGCGGCGATGGCGGCGGCGGGACTGGATATGGCGGTGCGGAACGCGGTTGCGGCGGGGGCCGATCTCAAGCATCTCGCCTTGCTGGACAATTTCTGCTGGTGCTCCTCGGACGAGCCGGAGCGGCTGGGGCAGCTTAAACGGGCTGTTGAGACCATTTACGATCTGGCCGTTAAGTATGAGACGCCCTTCATCTCCGGCAAGGACAGTATGTTTAACGATTTCAAGGGGTATGATTCTTCTGGAAAGCCCGTCAAGGTTTCCGTACCCCCTACCCTGCTGATTTCCAGCATCGGAGTTATACAAGATATCCGTAACTCCATTTCCCTGTCGCCCAAGGCTACTGGCGATCTGGTCTATCTGCTGGGGGCCACCAAAAACGAGCTGGGCGGGTCGGAATATTACGATTACCTTGGGTATCTCGGGTCTAACATGCCGGAGACAGACGGACACCAGAATTTGCGACTTTACAAACTTTACGGCCGTGCAGCGCGGGATCGTTTGATTGCCTCCGCCCTTCCTGTCGGCCTTGGCGGGTTGGCGGTTACACTGGCCAAGAAGGCGATCGCCGGTCAAATGGGTCTGGATATTGCTTTACCTGATGCAGGACTTTCGAAGGCTGCAATGTTGTTTTCGGAGAGCACGGGGCGGATTGTCGTGACGGTCGCTCCGCAAAAACGCAAGGAATTCGAACGGAACTTCAAAGGTTACGAACACTGCGCCCTCATTGGCAGCGTCGCCTATAGCGAGAATATGATTATCCGCGATCATCTTAAGGTCAAAGTTTCGGAACTGGACGAGGCTTATAAAGCGCCTCTGCGGGGGTATTGA
- a CDS encoding NADH-quinone oxidoreductase subunit B, protein MSHDKHYISAPDYDLTTSIPLPEAHKQDVVPAALSKTLQEKGFLLTQTDRLFDWARTGSLWPMTFGLACCAVEMIHAYMSRYDLDRFGMFPRPSPRQSDVMIVAGTLTNKMAPALRRVYDQMPEPRWVISMGSCANGGGYYHYSYSVVRGCDRIVPVDIYVPGCPPTAEALVYGLLQLQKKIQREDTRIAR, encoded by the coding sequence ATGAGCCACGATAAACATTATATCAGCGCCCCCGATTACGACTTGACGACGAGCATCCCCCTGCCTGAGGCGCACAAGCAGGACGTTGTCCCTGCGGCGCTCTCCAAAACGCTACAGGAAAAGGGCTTTCTCCTCACCCAGACCGACCGCCTGTTTGATTGGGCGCGCACCGGTTCTCTCTGGCCGATGACTTTCGGTCTGGCCTGCTGCGCGGTGGAGATGATCCACGCCTACATGAGCCGCTACGACCTCGACCGCTTCGGGATGTTCCCGCGCCCCAGCCCGCGCCAGTCCGACGTCATGATCGTAGCCGGAACCCTCACCAACAAAATGGCCCCGGCACTGCGCCGCGTCTACGACCAGATGCCCGAGCCGCGCTGGGTGATCTCCATGGGCTCCTGCGCCAACGGCGGTGGATATTATCATTATTCCTATTCCGTTGTGCGCGGCTGCGACCGGATCGTTCCCGTAGATATCTACGTCCCCGGCTGCCCGCCGACCGCCGAAGCCTTGGTTTACGGCCTGCTGCAGCTCCAGAAAAAAATCCAGCGGGAGGACACACGCATTGCGCGCTGA
- a CDS encoding TerB family tellurite resistance protein, giving the protein MSGIRILASGIALMIFGLVAIGAYQTQSIADPLVMTGGSALLGLGVLLTIFGFLSSVFQEFTPKTGIHRGDTAIFSHTLIRCMIAITVADNELEDREVKAVASIFKRVTGSAVGEKIIRETAEEMMKSGVDILAELRNTQGSLDKASKDRIILASLHILAADGVMDEGEEMFLEDIRDGLKVSMGRFNRIKKDFLLSKTLSKRA; this is encoded by the coding sequence ATGAGCGGGATACGCATTTTGGCCTCGGGTATCGCTTTGATGATTTTCGGGCTGGTGGCAATCGGAGCGTATCAGACACAGTCTATTGCCGATCCTCTTGTGATGACGGGGGGGTCGGCTCTCCTTGGCCTTGGCGTTCTTCTGACGATCTTTGGCTTTTTAAGCTCGGTCTTTCAGGAATTTACGCCTAAGACCGGCATACACAGGGGCGATACAGCAATATTTTCGCATACGCTGATCCGCTGTATGATCGCCATTACGGTTGCAGATAATGAGCTTGAGGATCGTGAAGTCAAAGCCGTGGCCAGCATTTTCAAGAGGGTTACGGGCTCCGCCGTCGGGGAGAAAATTATTCGGGAAACTGCCGAAGAAATGATGAAATCGGGGGTTGATATTCTCGCGGAACTCAGGAATACCCAAGGCAGTCTTGATAAAGCTTCAAAGGATAGGATTATCCTTGCCTCACTTCATATTCTGGCTGCGGATGGCGTTATGGATGAAGGCGAAGAGATGTTCCTTGAAGATATTCGGGATGGACTTAAGGTTTCCATGGGCCGATTTAATAGAATAAAAAAGGATTTTCTACTGTCAAAAACGCTCAGCAAAAGGGCATAG